The sequence below is a genomic window from Campylobacter ornithocola.
GATAAAGCTTGTTTTGATGTTTTATATACACACAATGAAAATTCAAAAAATTATAAAAATCTTGTAGCTAAAAATCTACATGAACTTATTTTTAAAAATGGAAAATTAGTTTATAAGCTTCCTAGCTTGAAAAATATTCAAGATTATCATAAAAAAAGCATTGATAGTTTAAATTTTAGACTAAAAAAGCTTCAAAATCCAAGTGTTTATAAAGTAAAAATTTCTAAAAAGTTAAAAAATTTACAAAAAAAAATTTAGAAAGAAACTAGTCTTTCTTTCTAAGCTTTACCTCATCTTCTACTTCAAGTAAAAATCTTTCTACAAGTTCATTTTCTTTTAATTTTGCCACCACTTCACCATGTCTTATAACCAAACCTTGATTTTTCCCAAAAGCAATAGCCACATCAGCACCCTTAGCTTCACCCAAGGCATTTACTACACAACCCATAACACTTATATTTAATGGTTCTTTTATATGTTTAGTTTTTTCTTCTACTATTTTAATTGCTTTAATCAAATCACTTTGAATTCTTCCACAAGTTGGACATGAGATGATATTTACTCCACTCTTTTGCACTCCACTATCTTGCAAAATAGCCCTTGCCACTCTAATCTCTTCTTCAAGTTCCCCTGTCATAGAAACTCTCAAGGTATCTCCTATACCCTTTAAAAGTAAATTTCCTAAAGCAATTGAGCTTTTAACTGTGCTATGAAATTTAGTTCCTGCTTCAGTAACCCCCAAATGAAATGGATAGTCACAAAGTGGTCTTAAAGCCTCATAAGCCTTTATAGTATTTTGTACATCTGAAGTTTTCATAGAAATTTTAATATCAAAAAAGTCTAAATCTTCCAATAATTTTATATTATATAAAGCACTCTCAAGCATAGCCTGAATGTTATAGCCATATTTATTGCTAAATTGCTTTTCTATGGAACCATGGTTTACGCCTATTCTAATAGGAATTTGTCTTTGCTTGCAAACTTGCACTACTTCTTTGATATTTTCCTTTGAGCCTATATTGCCAGGATTAATTCTCACCCCATCAATAAATTCAGCACAAAAAACCGCCAACTTGTGATTAAAATGTATATCTACTATTAAAGGCAAGGGACTTTTTGCTTTGATTTCTTTTAAAGCTCTTGCATCCACCATATCCAAACATGCTAAACGTACTATATTTGCACCCGCAAAATAAAGCCTGTTAAGCTGCTCTAAACAACCTTCAATATCCCTTGTTTTAGTAAAAAGCATGGATTGCACCGAGATAGGAGCATCACCACCTATTAAAACATCACCTACTTTTATTTGCCTTGTTTTGTATCTTTGATATTCCATTGTAATCCCACTTTTTTATCTTATTGTATACTTTTTTGACTTTGTAAAAATTAAAATCAATTAAAATCAACTGGATCTATATCACAAGTAATATTTTTAAAATTTAAGGCAAAGTGCTCAAATTTTACAAGTTCTTGGTGAGTATCAGCACGCAATAATACATAAAAACGCCATTTTTTATTTAACATTTCAATGCCACAAGCACCGTGTCCTACTAATTGCACTTGTTTTAATTCTTGAACTTTATTAGCTATAAATTCACACAAATTTAAAGCTTTATTTTTATCCTCATCTTCAATAATTAGCCTTAAAAGTCTTTTAAATGGAGGATAAAGCCCATTTCTAGTGTTTAATTCATCCTTCAAAAAGCTATCATAATCTTGTATATATTTTTCAAAAAAAGATCTATTCTTAGTTTGCAAAAGCACCCTACCTTCACCCTTACGACCTGCACGACCTGCTACTTGCATAGCAAGAGCCAAAGTCTCTTCTAAGGCTTTAAAATTAGGTCTAAATAAATACTCATCAAGACCCAAAATCACACTTAAATCTACATTGTGATAATCATGCCCTTTAGCAAGCATAGAAGTACCTACTAAAATATCAATTTTTTCTTGATTAAAATCTTTTAAAATCATATCAAGCTTTTTTATACTACCAACCTCATCACTATCAAATCTTTTTATAATAGGTTTAAATTCAACCAACTCTTTTTCCAAAAGCTCACAAAGTTCTGCTGTACCCATTTTTTTAGCTTCAAGCATAACTCCATTGCAAGTTGGGCAGGTTTGATCTATTTCTTTAGTAAAATTACAATAATGACATTTTAATGCATTTTTATTTTTATGCAAACTCAAAGCAATAGAACAAAAAGGGCATTTGATAGTATTAGCACATTCTTTACATAAAATTTGTCTAAAATTTGCCCTTGTAGGTAAAAATACCACAGCCTGTTTTTTACTTCTTAAGCTAATTTTTAATTCTAAAAGTAATTTTGATGAAACACTAAGCTCACTCTCATCATATAAAAACTGCTTTTTACTTTCAAAAAAAGTTCCTTTTAGTCTAAAACAAGGATGTTTATAAAAACTTACAACGCTTGGAGTGGCTGAACCTAAAAGAACTTTTATATGCATTTTTTTTGCTATAAATAAAGCTAAATCTCTTGCATTGATTTTTGGATTATTAGAAGCTTTATAAGAATTATCATGCTCTTCGTCTATAATAATCAAGCCTAAATTTTTAAAAGGTAAAAATAAAGCCGATCTAGCTCCCACTACCAAAAGAGCTTTTGAATTTGCTAAATCTTGTAAACACTCTTGCTTTTTTTTCTTAGTGATTTTAGAATGCCATAAGAAAAAATGCTCACTAAAATACACTTTTAATCTTTTTTGCATTTGTGGAGTTAAAGCAATTTCTGGCATTAAAAGCAAAACTTGCTTTCCTTGCTCTAGATATTCTTTTATCAAGCTAATATAAATTTCAGTTTTACCACTTCCTGTATCACCAAATAACAAGCTCATTTGTTTAGTTTTTATAAATTCCAAAGCTTCTTGTTGATTTTTACTTAAATTAGGTGCTTTTTCTATATGAATTTTTTCATTTTTATACTCTTTAATACTTTCAAACATACCTAAAACAAAAGCTATTTTACTAGCATAATAATAAGTAATAAATTGAGCAAGTTCGTATTGGTATTGTGTTAGTTTGAAGCCTGTTTTTTCTTTTATAACTTGGGTTTTAAAATCAGGTTTTGGACATTTTTGTAAAATTATAGCTTTGAGATTTTTTTTTCTTGTAAGATCAACTATTACCTCATCTAAAATTTCAAATTCTTCTTTACTTTCATAAGTTAAGATATCTAAATAATACCCTTTGATAGCAAGTTGATAAAAATTCAAAACCCATAATCCTTACAATTTAAACTCACACATTCTAAAAAAACTTTTTCACTATTATAAGAAAAATCTATGTAATTTTTAGTATTTATGAAAAATCTATATTGAGCATTTGCTATTTTCATCCATGATTTTTTATTTGAAATAATTGGCTTTTCTAAAACACTATAAGTACATTGATTTGCACGATTTTGTAAATTAGAGCAAAAAAATAATTTTTGATTTTCAGTATCAATCAAAGCTTCATCCAAAATTGTTGGAAAATTATTACTTTCTTTAAATAAAAACTGATTTCTAAGCAAAGATAAAGAAGCGTTAATAAGCTCTACTTCACTTTTAACTTGAATGAGTTTAGCATCATTTTTTCCAAAGGAAAAATACGGATAAGCAACCATACTAAGAATAGCAATAATCATCATACAAAAAACAAGCTCTATCAAAGTAAAAGCTTTTTTTGTTTGCATTTATTTTATTTCTTCATCGATAGTATTTATAAGTTTATTAAGTTCTTTTTTTAAAATGTAGTTTTCATAACTCAGTTTTACAAAAGTATTAATAAAATTTGCAAGCTCTATTTTCCCAGTACCTCCAGAAATTAAAGCAATTTCATCTTCAAGATGATTTGCAAATTCATTACTGCAAGTTACAACAAAGTCTTTTGCATAGACATTGATTGTAACTTTCCTTTGATTATTTGCCAAGAACAGCCTCTATTTTCTTGAAAATATCTTCACTTTGAGCATTACGAGATTTTAACTCTTCTTCTAAACGTGCAATTTGATTGCTTTTAGCTTCATTTTGTGCTTTAACACTCACCAATTCATTTCTTAAATTTTCATTCGCTTCACATACTTCATTGTATTTTTCAATCAATTCATTTACTTTGTCTGTCATAGTGTTGATAATTTTTTCATCATACATAATTTTGCCTTTTTGATTTTAATCATAAGAGTATTTTAAACACATAATTGTAACAAAAAAAAATTTAATTTCACATAGCTTTTTATTTTAAAATTTAAATTTTTATGAAAAATTTTGTGTAAAATTAAAAAAATATAAGTTAGGAAATTTTATGTTTAAACTTACTAGCGATTTTAAACCAAGCCCTGATCAAAAACAAGCTATAGATGGTATAGTAAAAAGCATTAAAGCAGGAAATAAATATCAAACCTTACTAGGTGTTACAGGTAGTGGAAAAACTTTTACTATGGCAAACATCATCAAAAATTTAAATATGCCCACACTTATCATGTCGCACAATAAAAGCTTATGTGCACAACTTTATAGCGAATTTAAAGGTTTTTTTGCTAGCAATCATGTGGAATATTTTATAAGTTATTATGATTATTATCAACCTGAAGCTTACATACCAAGAACTGATGTTTTTATAGAAAAAGACAGCTCTACTAATGAAGATTTAGAAAGATTAAGATTAAGCGCAAGTGCTTCTCTTTTAAGTTATGATGATGTTATTTGCATAGCAAGTGTTTCAGCAAATTATGGTTTAGGAAATCCAAGCGAATATGTAGGCATGGTTTTGATCTTAGAGCTTAATATGCAAATAAATCAAAAAGAGCTTTTAAAAAAGCTTGTAGATATGGGCTATAAACGCAATGATAATTTCTTCGACAGGGCTGATTTTAGAGTAAATGGTGATATAGTGGATATATATCCAGCTTATTATGAAGATGAGGCCATTAGACTTGAATTTTTTGGTAATGAACTTGAATCGATGTATCATTACAATGTATTAGAAAACAAAAAAGGTAAAGATCTAAGAAAATTCATACTTTATCCAACTAGTCAATTTAGTGTAGGCGAAACAAGACTCAAAGAAGCTATCAAAGGTATAAAAGCTGAATTAAACGAGCGTCTTGCTTATTTTGAACACGAAAATAAACTCGTAGAAGCACAAAGATTAAAACAAAGAGTAGAATTTGATCTTGAAATGCTCCAAAGCACAGGTATGTGCAAGGGAGTGGAAAACTATGCCCTACATTTAACAGGGCTTAAAAGTGGAGATACACCTTATACACTTTTTGATTATTTTGCTATTAAAAATCAAGATTTTTTGGTAATTATTGATGAATCTCATGTGTCTTTACCGCAATTTCGTGGAATGTTTGCAGGAGATAGAAGTAGAAAGCAAACTTTGGTTGACTATGGTTTTCGCTTGCCAAGCGCCTTAGATAATAGACCTTTGATGTTTGATGAATTTATTAATAAAAATTGCAAATTTTTATTTGTTTCAGCCACGCCTGCACCTTTGGAACTAGAATTAAGCAAAAAAAACATTTTTTATCAAATTATGCGCCCAACAGGACTTTTAGATCCTAAAATAGAAATAAAAGATAGTGATAATCAAGTTGAAATTTTATATGATGAAGCTAAAAAAGTTATAGAACGTAACGAAAGAGTTTTAATCACAGTTCTAACCAAAAAAATGGCCGAAGAACTTAGCAAATACTACTTAGAGCTTGGTTTAAAAGTAAAATACATGCATTCAGAAATTGACGCAATTGAGCGTAATGAAATTATTCGTGGTTTAAGAAGTGGTGCTTTTGATATTTTAATAGGTATTAATCTTTTAAGAGAAGGACTTGATTTACCTGAAGTTTCTCTCATAGCAATTATGGACGCAGACAAAGAGGGTTTTTTAAGAAGTACCACTGCGCTCATTCAAACCATGGGACGTGCGGCTAGAAATGTAAATGGCAAAGTATTGCTTTTTGCCAAAAAAATTACAAAATCTATGCAAGAAGCCATTGATACCACCAACGAAAGAAGAGTCTTGCAAGAAGCTTATAATAAAAGATATAATATCACGCCAACTTCAGTAAAAAGGAATATAGAAGAGAGTTTAAAACAAGATCTTGAACAAGGAGAAATTTATCGCAAAGGAAAAGAACTTGAAAAGATACCTGCAAAAGAGCGTGCCAAAATAGTAAAAGAACTAAGAAAACAAATGTTAGAAGCAGCTAAAAATCTTGAATTTGAAAAAGCAGCAATGCTTAGAGATGAAATTAACAAACTAAGAATTTTATAGGAGAAAAAATGAAAAAAATACTCACACAAATTATTGTCTTTTGTTTCTTATTTATAAGTATATTTTCTATTAATAGGCTTTTGATGCAAAATGGTTTTATTTCACAAAAAATCATACAAAGTAATTTCTATGATATAGTAAAAATGTATTTTTACGGAATTTACCATGATATAAGATTTTTAAGTATTGCTTTTTTACCACTTTTAATTTGTGGATTTCTTGCCTTGATATTTTCCTATCTTAACTATAAAAAAGTAACATTTACGGGGGGGGGTATATAGACTATATGGTATTATTTCAAGTGTTTATATAGCATTTATAGCTATTATAAGTATAATTTTTTCTTTTGCAAAATATTACTACTATGAACTTTATAATGACAAATTTAATATTTTTTTATTTAGTATAAAAAATGATAATATTAGTACTATTTTAGATATCACCTATAATGATTACCCTGTCTTAAAAATTTTACTTTTGGCTTTATTTATTTCTCTATGTTGTGTATTTTTAAATTTAAAAATTTTACATTATAAAATCACTAAAAACAACTATAAAATTCATACCTTATTAATTTTAAATATCATTTTAATTTTTATATACATTTTAGCTCTTAGAGGACCGTTTAAACACGTTGCTATTAATGTTCAAAACTATTCTTTTAGTGAATTCAAAGTTGTAAATGATATTATGCTAAATCCTATAATGGCTTTTGCTTGGGCTCATAAACAATACAAAGAAGAACAAAAAATACCCTCAATTGATGATAACACTGCAAAAGAAATTCAAAGTAAATTGTTTCCTTATATAGACATAAGTCAAAATAACCCTATAGCAGATACTATAAAACCGAGTATCTTTTTAAATATAATGGAAAGTTTTGGTCTAGAAATTGATGAGTATAGTTCTAAAGAAACAAACTTTTTAGGTGAATTAAAACAACATTTTGAGGAAGATTTTTTATTTAAGAGATTTTTATCATCAAGCAATGGAACTATACCTAGTTTGGCAAATTTATTATTTATAAGTCCATTTTCAAATATTTCAACTAGTAAATTTCAAACAATAAAACTACCTCTTACTCCTATTGAAATTTATAAAAAAGCGGGTTATAAGGTTATTTTTATAAGTGCTGGAAATGGATCTTGGCAAAACATAAAAGAATATTTAAAAAAACAAGGAGTAGATGAAATTATAGATGAAAACAGCATAATTAATTCTTACCCTCAAGCCAAAACAACACAAAATGGCTATGGAATATCTGATGAATTTTTATATAAAAAAGCATATGAGATATTACAAGATAATCCCTATAAAACATTAATCATTGCCCTAACAATATCAAATCATCCACCATATTTAGATTATAATATAAAAATCAATCATGATCAAATACCAAATGAGCTATTAAAACTTCTTCCATATGATCATAAAAAACAACTGGCTATATTAAAAGCATATACTTATGCAAACAATGAATTTGGAAAATTTTTAAGCAAAATAAAACAAAGTAAGTTAAAAGATAAAATCATTATAGCCGCTACAGGAGATCATAGGACGAGAGATTTAAAAAATAACCTATATAATACAAAAGCCTTTTCTTATAGTGTTCCTTTTTATTTATATATCCCAAAAGTACTACAATACAATATTAATTATAATAAAAATAGAGTAGGATCGCATAAAGATATATTTCCAACCTTATATAATATAAGCCTTAATAATATAGAATACATTAGCATAGGTGGAAGAAATATGTTAGGCTTAACCAAAAATAAAAAACTAGAATTTGGAATAAACGATGCATTATGGATTGATAATCAAGGTGTGTATACTGCAAACAAGGGATATTTTTTTGAAAGCAACACTTCAATCAAAAACACAAATCAAGAAATCATTTTAGATAAATATCACAAAGAATTTCAAGAATTATATTATAAGTTAAACTGGTGGCAACTTAATAAAAGATTAAACAATTAAATAAGCTAAGATAAACTTAGCTTATTTGTTTGCTCTTTCTATATATTCACCGCGTACAGTATCGACACGGATTACCTCTCCTTCTAATACATGGAAAGGAATTTGCACAACCGCACCTGTTTCCAAAGTAGCTGGTTTTTTATTCGACCCTTGAGTATCACCTTTAAAATTTGGTGCTGTTTCGATGATTTTTAGCTCCATTACTTGAGGTACTTCAACGCCGATTGCTTTTCCATTATGAAATAAAACATCTACCATAGTTCCATCAAGCATCCATTTTTTAGCTTCACCCACATCTTCATCACTAATTGCAACTTGCTCGTAAGTTTGAGTATCCATAAATTGACAATTCTCACCATCATCATATAGATATTGCATTTGTTTTTCTTCTAAATTTGGAGATTCGCATTTATCTCCTGCATGGAAAGTTTTTTCTAAAACCTTGCCATCAATAAAAGATTTAATTTTAATACGTACAAATGCAGGACCTTTACCTGGTTTTACGTGTTGATATTCTACGATTTTAAAAGGAATACCATCAATTTCTATCTTTAAACCTTTTTTTAGATCTCCCATTCCATAAGAAGCCATATATTTTCCTTAATTTTAAAATTAAAAAATAATTGTAACAATTAAGGCTTATAAAAAGCCTTAAATTTCTGCATATTCTGCAAAAATACAAGCATCGATAGCTCTTAATTCTTCAAGTAAAGCTTTTGAAATTTTTGTATCAAGTAAAATTACAGCTAAAGCTTTTCCAAAACCATTTCTACCAAGTCTAAAATCAGCAATATTGACATTATTTTTAGCTAAAATTCCACTAACATTAGCTATAACCCCTGGTATATCATTATTGTTTAAAATAATCATCTTGCCCTTAGGCTTAAAATCTACATCAAAACCATTTAATTCTACTATTCTTTGCTCATTTTCACCAAAAATAGTTCCTGAAATAGAAAGATTAGAATTATCAGTAACTACTTTTATGGTGATTTTATTACTATATCCACTACTTGGTAAAATACGAGAAGAAAGTTCAACACCTTTGTCTTTAGCTACAAAATGTGCGTTAATATAGTTGATATTTTCACCCAAAATTCCTCTTAAAACACTTACTGTTGCAAAAGTTAATAAAGACTCATTATACTCACCAATTTGTCCTTCACTTTCAAGTTTAATAGCCTTAATAGGAGTTTTATCAAGCTGAGCAGCCAAAAAACCCATTTTTGAAATAAGCTCTATATAAGGTGCAACAAAACTTGGTAAATCTTCAGTTTTTATCGGTAAATTTAAAGCATTTGGATAAGAAATTCCTCTTGCAGCATTTAAAGCTTGCTCGCATGCTTGGATAGCAATATTTTCTTGACTTTCTAAAGTATTTGCTCCAAGATGAGAAGTAACAGAAACATTTTCAAAGTCTAAAAATGGATGATTAGTTGCTGGTTCTTTATTAAACACATCAATGCCAAGCCAAGCTATCTTACCACTTTTTAAACCCTCACATAACGCATCTTCATTATAAAGACCACCTCTAGCACAATTTATCAATCTTACACCATCTTTCATTTTGCTAATTTCTTCAAATGAAATCATATCTGTGGTTTCTTTTGTTTTTGGTGTATGTATGGTAATAAAATCACTTTGAGTTAAAATTATTTCTAAAGAATTAACACATTCTATACCTAGATCAGTCATCTTAGAAGCCACTACATAAGGATCATAAGCAATAACTTTCATACCAAAAGCTTTTGCACGTACAGCTACTCTTGAGCCTATATTACCAAAACCTATAACCCCTAAAGTTTTTTTCATAAGCTCTACACCATACCACTTTTCCCTTTCCCATCTTCTTTGTATTTTTAAGAAATTGTGTGCATTTACAAAAGATCTTGCAGAGCATAATAAATGATTCATAGTAAGCTCAACTGCTGCTATAGTATTGGCTGTTGGAACATTCATAACAATAATGCCTTTTTTAGAACATTCATCTATATCAACATTATCAACCCCAACACCTGCTCTAACTAAAGCTTTTAAATTAGAACATGCATTGATAAATTTTAAATCAACATCTGTTGAACTCCTAGTAATAGCTACATCCACATCACTTAATTTTGCTAAAAGCTCATCTTTAGGTAAATGTGCTGCCTCAATAAGCTCTACATCATCAGCTTTTCTTAAAAGCTCCACACCTTTGTCTAATATTGCATCACACACAATAATTTTCTTCATAACCAAACCTCCTTTAATTTTGCATTTATGTTGTAGATTTTTAATTTGTCAATCAGTGCATTTAAAACTTTTTCATTATTTGTATCTAAATAAATTGCAACTTCATCTTTACTTTGCGTTAAAGTGTATTTAATAAAAAAAGAATGTAATGTTTGCTTTAAACAGAACATAGAATAAATATCATTTTTATTCACATCAAGCATATAAAATTTTTGCTTTGGCTTTACTACAGAATCATCCACATTAAAGCTCATATAAAATTCATTTGTTGCTGGAGAAAAATCATTAATTTTAAGATTTGAAAGCTTGTCTTGCCAAGTTTGTGGCAATTCTTTTTTTATCTCATCGAAAGAATACTTAATATTTTGTGAGATAGATAAATTTTCAATATTTACATATCTCACCATAAAAACAAAAACAATAATCAAAGCTAAGCTTAAAAAGCCTAAAATACCATAAAGGGTATATTTTTTCATTTTTTACTATGAAAGTTGATCTTTGATAATATCACCCAAAGTTACTTTATCATTATCATTGATCTCATTTAATGCTTCTCTTTCTTTCATTTTTGCAAGGCTCTTGACGCTCAAACGAATTCTATTTTTCTTTTCGTCAATAAAAACAATCAAAGCTTCTATCGTATCACCTATTTTCAAACTTGAAAAATCTATATTTCCCAAATCTTCTTTATGAATAAGCGCATCAACTTCATCTTCAAGCTCTACAAAAATTCCAAAATCTTTGATATCTCTAATTTTACCCGAAACAATATCATTTACTTGATGTTTTTGTGCATAAACTTGAACTGGGCTTTTTTGTAATTCTTTAGTGCTTAAAGAAATTTTTTGATTTTCCTTGTCCAATTTAATGATTTTAACTTCTACAACATCACCGATTTTATACATATCTTTACATTTATCATTTCTACTCCAAGAAGCATCTTCATTATGTAACAATCCCTCTAAGTTAGCAATTTTTACAAAAGCACCAAAATTAGTCACAGAAGTAATACTGCCTTTTACCACATCACCCACTTTGTGTGATTTTAAAAATTCATCAAAAGGTTTTGCTAATAAATTTTTTAAAGAAACTCTAAGTCTTCTTTCTTTGGCATTAATTTCAATCACTTCAACATCAAGATCTTGCCCTTCGCTTATATAATCTTTTGGATTTTTAGCGTTTTTATCCCAAGAAATTTCACTTATATGTAAAAAGCCTTCTATGTCATTTCCTAAATCTACAAAAGCACCATAAGGCTCGATATTTGAAACTGTAACCTTAATAGTATCCCCGACTTCTAAACCATCTTTGATTTCATCCCAAGGATCAGGCATAGCAAGTTTAATAGACAATGAAAGGTGTTTTTTATCTTTATCATATTTAATCACTTTCACAGGAACTTTATCACCTTCATTATATAATGAGCTAGGATTTACTGGTCCTTTATAAGAAATTTCACTATAATGAACTAAACCATCAACACCACCTACATCAACAAACATACCGTAAGTAGTGATTTTTTTAACAACGCCTTCTATGATTTCTTCTTGATTTAATACATTAGAAATAATTTCTTTGCGTTTTCTTCTTTCTTCATCTACTATTTTCTTTCTAGAAACTACTATACTTTGAGCTTCTTTATCTATTTTAATAATTTTAACTTTAAAAATTTTATTGATGATGTTATTAGAATCTTTAAAATTACTTTGAGATTTTGGCAAGAAAAATTCTACGCCATTT
It includes:
- the ispG gene encoding flavodoxin-dependent (E)-4-hydroxy-3-methylbut-2-enyl-diphosphate synthase, with product MEYQRYKTRQIKVGDVLIGGDAPISVQSMLFTKTRDIEGCLEQLNRLYFAGANIVRLACLDMVDARALKEIKAKSPLPLIVDIHFNHKLAVFCAEFIDGVRINPGNIGSKENIKEVVQVCKQRQIPIRIGVNHGSIEKQFSNKYGYNIQAMLESALYNIKLLEDLDFFDIKISMKTSDVQNTIKAYEALRPLCDYPFHLGVTEAGTKFHSTVKSSIALGNLLLKGIGDTLRVSMTGELEEEIRVARAILQDSGVQKSGVNIISCPTCGRIQSDLIKAIKIVEEKTKHIKEPLNISVMGCVVNALGEAKGADVAIAFGKNQGLVIRHGEVVAKLKENELVERFLLEVEDEVKLRKKD
- a CDS encoding primosomal protein N'; the encoded protein is MNFYQLAIKGYYLDILTYESKEEFEILDEVIVDLTRKKNLKAIILQKCPKPDFKTQVIKEKTGFKLTQYQYELAQFITYYYASKIAFVLGMFESIKEYKNEKIHIEKAPNLSKNQQEALEFIKTKQMSLLFGDTGSGKTEIYISLIKEYLEQGKQVLLLMPEIALTPQMQKRLKVYFSEHFFLWHSKITKKKKQECLQDLANSKALLVVGARSALFLPFKNLGLIIIDEEHDNSYKASNNPKINARDLALFIAKKMHIKVLLGSATPSVVSFYKHPCFRLKGTFFESKKQFLYDESELSVSSKLLLELKISLRSKKQAVVFLPTRANFRQILCKECANTIKCPFCSIALSLHKNKNALKCHYCNFTKEIDQTCPTCNGVMLEAKKMGTAELCELLEKELVEFKPIIKRFDSDEVGSIKKLDMILKDFNQEKIDILVGTSMLAKGHDYHNVDLSVILGLDEYLFRPNFKALEETLALAMQVAGRAGRKGEGRVLLQTKNRSFFEKYIQDYDSFLKDELNTRNGLYPPFKRLLRLIIEDEDKNKALNLCEFIANKVQELKQVQLVGHGACGIEMLNKKWRFYVLLRADTHQELVKFEHFALNFKNITCDIDPVDFN
- a CDS encoding type II secretion system protein — encoded protein: MQTKKAFTLIELVFCMMIIAILSMVAYPYFSFGKNDAKLIQVKSEVELINASLSLLRNQFLFKESNNFPTILDEALIDTENQKLFFCSNLQNRANQCTYSVLEKPIISNKKSWMKIANAQYRFFINTKNYIDFSYNSEKVFLECVSLNCKDYGF
- the uvrB gene encoding excinuclease ABC subunit UvrB, producing MFKLTSDFKPSPDQKQAIDGIVKSIKAGNKYQTLLGVTGSGKTFTMANIIKNLNMPTLIMSHNKSLCAQLYSEFKGFFASNHVEYFISYYDYYQPEAYIPRTDVFIEKDSSTNEDLERLRLSASASLLSYDDVICIASVSANYGLGNPSEYVGMVLILELNMQINQKELLKKLVDMGYKRNDNFFDRADFRVNGDIVDIYPAYYEDEAIRLEFFGNELESMYHYNVLENKKGKDLRKFILYPTSQFSVGETRLKEAIKGIKAELNERLAYFEHENKLVEAQRLKQRVEFDLEMLQSTGMCKGVENYALHLTGLKSGDTPYTLFDYFAIKNQDFLVIIDESHVSLPQFRGMFAGDRSRKQTLVDYGFRLPSALDNRPLMFDEFINKNCKFLFVSATPAPLELELSKKNIFYQIMRPTGLLDPKIEIKDSDNQVEILYDEAKKVIERNERVLITVLTKKMAEELSKYYLELGLKVKYMHSEIDAIERNEIIRGLRSGAFDILIGINLLREGLDLPEVSLIAIMDADKEGFLRSTTALIQTMGRAARNVNGKVLLFAKKITKSMQEAIDTTNERRVLQEAYNKRYNITPTSVKRNIEESLKQDLEQGEIYRKGKELEKIPAKERAKIVKELRKQMLEAAKNLEFEKAAMLRDEINKLRIL
- a CDS encoding LTA synthase family protein, which codes for MALFISLCCVFLNLKILHYKITKNNYKIHTLLILNIILIFIYILALRGPFKHVAINVQNYSFSEFKVVNDIMLNPIMAFAWAHKQYKEEQKIPSIDDNTAKEIQSKLFPYIDISQNNPIADTIKPSIFLNIMESFGLEIDEYSSKETNFLGELKQHFEEDFLFKRFLSSSNGTIPSLANLLFISPFSNISTSKFQTIKLPLTPIEIYKKAGYKVIFISAGNGSWQNIKEYLKKQGVDEIIDENSIINSYPQAKTTQNGYGISDEFLYKKAYEILQDNPYKTLIIALTISNHPPYLDYNIKINHDQIPNELLKLLPYDHKKQLAILKAYTYANNEFGKFLSKIKQSKLKDKIIIAATGDHRTRDLKNNLYNTKAFSYSVPFYLYIPKVLQYNINYNKNRVGSHKDIFPTLYNISLNNIEYISIGGRNMLGLTKNKKLEFGINDALWIDNQGVYTANKGYFFESNTSIKNTNQEIILDKYHKEFQELYYKLNWWQLNKRLNN
- the efp gene encoding elongation factor P → MASYGMGDLKKGLKIEIDGIPFKIVEYQHVKPGKGPAFVRIKIKSFIDGKVLEKTFHAGDKCESPNLEEKQMQYLYDDGENCQFMDTQTYEQVAISDEDVGEAKKWMLDGTMVDVLFHNGKAIGVEVPQVMELKIIETAPNFKGDTQGSNKKPATLETGAVVQIPFHVLEGEVIRVDTVRGEYIERANK
- the serA gene encoding phosphoglycerate dehydrogenase translates to MKKIIVCDAILDKGVELLRKADDVELIEAAHLPKDELLAKLSDVDVAITRSSTDVDLKFINACSNLKALVRAGVGVDNVDIDECSKKGIIVMNVPTANTIAAVELTMNHLLCSARSFVNAHNFLKIQRRWEREKWYGVELMKKTLGVIGFGNIGSRVAVRAKAFGMKVIAYDPYVVASKMTDLGIECVNSLEIILTQSDFITIHTPKTKETTDMISFEEISKMKDGVRLINCARGGLYNEDALCEGLKSGKIAWLGIDVFNKEPATNHPFLDFENVSVTSHLGANTLESQENIAIQACEQALNAARGISYPNALNLPIKTEDLPSFVAPYIELISKMGFLAAQLDKTPIKAIKLESEGQIGEYNESLLTFATVSVLRGILGENINYINAHFVAKDKGVELSSRILPSSGYSNKITIKVVTDNSNLSISGTIFGENEQRIVELNGFDVDFKPKGKMIILNNNDIPGVIANVSGILAKNNVNIADFRLGRNGFGKALAVILLDTKISKALLEELRAIDACIFAEYAEI